A window of Blastomonas sp. SL216 contains these coding sequences:
- a CDS encoding DUF87 domain-containing protein, whose protein sequence is MVDLNPRSFQGRNPVSSATAPDVPLIVQRPIEQLRIGEVVEIAGSSSQVLLDASRLNVLIDHSDPSVSMAGQVGSQVKIRMGARWLVANVRTQRMHQREAGLIVCQIDFLGEGEEEKLTGRIFNFRRGVTRYPVPGTPLYAMTSADLKQVYAADARPHIEIGTVYPTSDTRGALYVDALLGKHFALLGSTGTGKSTAAALILHRICDMMPDGHIVMIDPHGEYSSAFAQNGELFDVGNLAMPYWLMNFEEHCEVFLTSHGADRQTDAEILAKCLLGARLKSKLAVGNAKVTVDTPIPYMLSDLVSNIQNEMGKLDKATSSAPFLRIKGKIEEVKADPRYSFMFSGMLVGDTMLDFISKIFRLPADGKPISIIDVSGVPSDITATVVAVLSRMIFDFAIWSRREKTRPVLLVCEEAHRYIPSDRVNEHSAVREVLSRIAKEGRKYGVSLGLITQRPSDLSEGVLSQCGTIIAMRLNNDRDQAHVRSAMPEGARGFLDSIPALRNRECIICGEGVSIPIRVSFDDLAESRRPASDDPTFSSLWKERGGEPEMLARVIARWRNKDNLNNGR, encoded by the coding sequence ATGGTCGATCTCAACCCCCGCAGCTTCCAGGGTCGCAATCCGGTGTCATCGGCCACTGCCCCGGATGTCCCGCTGATCGTGCAACGCCCCATCGAGCAGCTGCGAATCGGCGAAGTGGTTGAGATTGCCGGGTCCAGCTCGCAGGTGCTGCTCGACGCCAGCCGGCTCAATGTGCTGATCGACCATAGCGACCCCAGCGTGTCGATGGCGGGTCAGGTCGGCAGCCAGGTCAAGATCCGCATGGGCGCCCGCTGGCTCGTCGCCAATGTGCGCACCCAGCGGATGCACCAGCGCGAGGCCGGGCTGATCGTCTGCCAGATCGATTTTCTCGGCGAGGGCGAGGAAGAAAAGCTCACCGGCCGCATCTTCAACTTCCGGCGTGGGGTAACGCGCTATCCGGTGCCCGGCACGCCGCTCTATGCGATGACCAGCGCCGATCTCAAGCAGGTCTATGCCGCCGATGCCCGACCGCATATCGAGATTGGCACCGTCTACCCGACCAGCGATACCCGCGGCGCTCTGTATGTCGATGCGCTGCTGGGCAAGCATTTCGCGCTGCTGGGATCGACCGGCACGGGTAAATCGACCGCTGCGGCGCTGATCCTGCACCGCATCTGCGACATGATGCCCGATGGCCATATCGTGATGATCGACCCGCACGGCGAATATTCGAGCGCCTTTGCCCAGAATGGCGAGCTGTTCGACGTCGGCAACCTCGCCATGCCCTATTGGCTGATGAACTTCGAGGAGCATTGCGAGGTGTTCCTGACCTCGCACGGCGCGGACCGGCAGACCGATGCGGAAATTCTGGCCAAATGCCTTCTCGGCGCGCGGTTGAAGAGCAAGTTGGCGGTGGGCAATGCCAAGGTCACGGTCGATACGCCGATCCCCTATATGCTGTCCGATCTTGTCTCCAATATCCAGAACGAGATGGGCAAGCTCGACAAGGCGACCTCCAGCGCCCCGTTCCTGCGCATCAAGGGCAAGATCGAGGAGGTCAAGGCCGACCCGCGCTACAGCTTCATGTTCTCCGGCATGCTGGTCGGCGACACTATGCTCGATTTCATCAGCAAGATCTTCCGCCTGCCAGCCGATGGCAAGCCGATCTCGATCATCGACGTGTCGGGCGTGCCGTCGGACATTACCGCCACGGTGGTGGCGGTGCTCAGCCGGATGATCTTCGATTTCGCCATCTGGAGCCGCCGGGAAAAGACGCGCCCCGTGCTGCTGGTGTGCGAAGAGGCACATCGCTACATTCCGTCCGACCGGGTCAACGAACACAGCGCGGTGCGAGAGGTGCTCAGCCGGATCGCCAAGGAAGGCCGCAAGTACGGCGTGTCGCTGGGGCTGATCACGCAGCGTCCGTCCGACCTGTCCGAAGGCGTGCTGTCGCAATGCGGCACGATCATCGCGATGCGGCTCAACAACGATCGCGACCAGGCGCATGTCCGCTCGGCCATGCCCGAAGGCGCGCGCGGTTTCCTCGATTCGATCCCGGCGCTGCGCAACCGCGAATGCATCATCTGCGGTGAGGGCGTGTCGATCCCGATCCGCGTGTCGTTCGACGATCTTGCCGAATCGCGCCGTCCGGCCTCGGACGATCCGACCTTCAGCTCGCTGTGGAAGGAACGCGGCGGCGAGCCGGAAATGCTGGCCCGGGTCATCGCCCGCTGGCGCAACAAGGACAATCTCAACAACGGCCGCTGA
- a CDS encoding TorF family putative porin — protein MRTSKFHRGLAGLVLLASSAVATPAFAQEEESKPVTITGSVGLVSDYRFRGVSQSDEGVAVQGGFTVNHESGFYVGTWGSNLAGWGTFGGPNLEVDLFAGYATTVGSAGIDVGVTWYMYPDGFDNTDFFEGYAKLKGTAGPVSLTAAVYYAPKQEALGNFSNTPFSRGQKEDNLYLAGDASVAIPDTPVTLNAHIGYSEGNPGLGPNGTSVTPTGEYWDYSFGAAVNVYGPITLSVSYVDTDIGRAESAYLLPNFQKFRNGGGQIADSTIVFGVTAAF, from the coding sequence ATGCGTACGTCCAAATTCCACCGGGGCCTTGCTGGCCTCGTCCTCCTCGCGTCGTCGGCTGTCGCCACCCCTGCTTTTGCGCAGGAAGAGGAATCCAAGCCGGTCACCATCACCGGATCGGTCGGTCTGGTATCCGATTACCGCTTCCGCGGCGTTTCGCAGTCGGATGAAGGTGTGGCGGTCCAGGGGGGATTCACCGTCAACCACGAATCGGGCTTCTATGTCGGCACCTGGGGTTCCAACCTGGCAGGCTGGGGCACGTTTGGCGGCCCGAACCTGGAAGTCGATCTGTTCGCAGGCTATGCCACCACGGTGGGATCGGCCGGGATTGACGTCGGCGTCACCTGGTACATGTATCCCGATGGCTTCGACAATACCGACTTCTTCGAAGGCTATGCCAAGCTCAAGGGCACGGCCGGGCCGGTGTCGCTGACCGCTGCGGTCTATTATGCGCCCAAGCAGGAAGCGCTGGGCAATTTCTCGAACACGCCGTTCAGCCGTGGCCAGAAGGAAGACAATCTCTATCTGGCCGGTGATGCGAGCGTTGCCATACCCGATACGCCGGTCACCCTGAACGCGCATATCGGCTATTCGGAAGGCAATCCCGGCCTTGGCCCGAACGGCACCAGCGTCACCCCCACCGGTGAATACTGGGATTATTCGTTCGGCGCGGCGGTGAACGTCTATGGCCCGATCACGCTCAGCGTATCCTATGTCGATACCGACATCGGCCGTGCCGAGTCGGCCTATCTGCTGCCGAACTTCCAGAAGTTCCGCAACGGAGGCGGCCAGATCGCGGATTCGACCATCGTCTTCGGTGTGACGGCGGCCTTCTAA
- a CDS encoding TIGR02186 family protein: MRALRLATLLLGAWLLTGATEPVLVPEVSQRDIQIQYGFTGAELLLFGAIAYPGGTPPARDSDIVVILKGPPQSIILREKQQIAGIWINAASSEFRSAPAYYALASSRPIEKIVDKRTAAIYEFGLNNLQLSPAGTIDPAEQRRFLAGLVDLNRREGLYKQQEGSVEIMEGVLYQARLSIPASVPTGTYTAETFLVRDGQVLAAAVREIEVRKFGFELFVANIAEYRPFTYGVCAVLVSLALGWLGGVVFRKI; this comes from the coding sequence ATGAGGGCGCTGCGCCTTGCCACGCTGCTGCTGGGGGCATGGCTGCTGACGGGTGCAACCGAACCGGTGCTGGTACCCGAAGTGTCGCAGCGCGATATCCAGATCCAATATGGCTTTACCGGCGCAGAGCTGTTGCTGTTCGGCGCGATTGCCTATCCCGGCGGCACCCCGCCCGCGCGCGACAGCGATATCGTGGTGATCCTCAAAGGTCCGCCGCAGTCGATCATCCTGCGCGAAAAGCAGCAGATCGCCGGGATCTGGATCAATGCGGCGAGCAGCGAATTCCGCTCTGCCCCTGCCTATTATGCGCTGGCCTCGTCACGCCCGATCGAGAAGATCGTCGATAAGCGTACCGCTGCCATCTACGAATTCGGGCTCAATAACCTGCAGTTGTCGCCCGCCGGCACGATTGACCCGGCCGAGCAGCGCCGGTTCCTGGCGGGGCTGGTCGATCTCAACCGGCGCGAAGGGCTGTACAAGCAGCAGGAAGGCAGTGTCGAGATCATGGAAGGCGTGCTCTATCAGGCGCGGCTGTCCATTCCGGCGAGCGTTCCGACCGGCACCTACACGGCAGAGACCTTTCTGGTCCGCGATGGCCAGGTATTGGCCGCTGCCGTGCGCGAGATCGAAGTGCGCAAGTTCGGCTTCGAACTGTTCGTGGCGAACATCGCCGAATACCGGCCCTTTACCTATGGCGTATGCGCAGTCCTGGTGTCGCTGGCGCTGGGCTGGCTGGGGGGCGTTGTCTTCCGCAAGATCTGA
- a CDS encoding invasion associated locus B family protein, producing MRFVSRSMVLALSAALASVPLAAQTAKPAAPAATPAAPGTTPGTQAITPKMGADGAKPWTSGCKGTGEQEICDAVQSLIDEANGKEVIRVAIARQKTTGKTGLLVKVPLGVRLDTGALVQVDGDQTKAIDKIVFSRCLPEGCIGEKPLGPTDIDNLKKAKKLELVFLDLEGKPIVINVVSTGLGTALATF from the coding sequence ATGCGTTTCGTGTCTCGTTCGATGGTTCTGGCCCTGTCGGCTGCCCTGGCATCGGTGCCGCTGGCTGCGCAGACCGCCAAGCCGGCTGCGCCCGCAGCGACCCCGGCCGCGCCCGGCACAACCCCCGGCACTCAGGCCATCACGCCCAAAATGGGCGCGGATGGGGCCAAGCCGTGGACTTCGGGCTGCAAGGGCACCGGCGAGCAGGAAATCTGCGATGCTGTCCAGTCGCTGATCGACGAGGCCAATGGCAAGGAAGTGATCCGCGTCGCCATCGCGCGGCAGAAGACGACCGGCAAGACCGGGCTGCTGGTCAAGGTGCCGCTGGGCGTGCGGCTCGATACCGGCGCGCTGGTCCAGGTCGATGGCGATCAGACCAAGGCGATCGACAAGATCGTGTTCAGCCGCTGCCTGCCCGAAGGCTGTATCGGTGAAAAGCCGCTGGGCCCGACCGATATCGACAATCTGAAAAAGGCCAAGAAGCTCGAGCTCGTGTTCCTCGACCTCGAAGGCAAGCCGATCGTCATCAACGTGGTGTCGACCGGGCTCGGCACCGCGCTCGCGACCTTCTGA
- a CDS encoding 7-carboxy-7-deazaguanine synthase QueE, whose amino-acid sequence MPRLRLATVRPQEPEIFHSLQGEGISMGRPSVFVRLSGCNLACHWCDTPYTWFFEGHAGPHRGGQSFDRSANSVTWDIEQVASAIRDFGCRHIVFTGGEPLLQQPALAALCALLGPDYHIEIESNGTVALTPGFDAHVHQLNLSPKLRHSGNPDDLRLNDSALGDHARDPRAWFKFVIAEPEDADEVAALAERFALPAERILLMPEGTTPQTLRERSAWLAPLCQARGWRFTDRLHIHLYGDTRGT is encoded by the coding sequence ATGCCCAGGCTTCGCCTCGCCACCGTCCGGCCACAAGAGCCCGAAATCTTCCATTCGCTGCAGGGCGAAGGGATATCCATGGGCAGGCCATCGGTGTTCGTTCGCCTTTCCGGCTGCAACCTGGCCTGCCATTGGTGCGACACCCCCTATACCTGGTTCTTCGAAGGGCATGCCGGGCCGCATCGTGGCGGGCAAAGCTTTGACCGCAGCGCCAACAGCGTGACCTGGGACATCGAGCAGGTCGCAAGCGCAATCCGCGATTTCGGTTGCCGCCATATCGTCTTCACCGGCGGCGAACCGCTGCTGCAGCAGCCGGCGCTGGCGGCCTTGTGCGCGCTGCTGGGGCCGGATTATCATATCGAGATCGAGAGCAACGGGACCGTAGCGCTGACGCCCGGCTTCGATGCCCATGTCCACCAGCTCAACCTGTCACCCAAGCTGCGGCATTCGGGCAATCCGGACGACCTGCGGCTGAACGACAGCGCGCTAGGCGACCATGCCCGCGATCCGCGCGCCTGGTTCAAGTTCGTGATAGCAGAGCCGGAGGATGCCGATGAGGTGGCCGCGCTCGCCGAGCGTTTTGCCCTGCCGGCCGAACGCATCCTGCTGATGCCCGAAGGCACGACGCCCCAGACGCTGCGGGAGCGCAGCGCGTGGCTTGCCCCGCTGTGCCAGGCCAGGGGCTGGCGCTTCACCGACCGGCTGCATATCCACCTGTACGGCGATACGCGCGGGACCTGA
- a CDS encoding glycosyl transferase family protein, with protein MDVQDAATGGAFAASVLGSVFAVSDFAARELLLFAGIWFLIGALDDLALDMTWLLQRLRAHLRKHVHQPDPPAAPPLNYAVFVPAWDEADVIGDMVAHCLQRWPGDHYRIYVGVYANDPATAAAARAKAGEDSRLRIVSLDVAGPSSKADCLNRLWQALRRDGAAQGFVADAIVLHDAEDLVHPAELDLYRRWLATHAFVQIPVRPLIDPASRLISGHYADEFAEAHARKMPVRGALGVAMPCAGVGCAFRRATLEQLAAESGSDAPFATDSLTEDYELGIRIHERGGRGAFVREHDASGDLVATRAYFPTDLGASVRQKTRWMIGIALTGWDRTGWGGSPGDIWMRARDRRSALAAVVLVAGYLGLALWLATGIGVIAGLYQPAPVDPAARALLVLTGSTLVWRLLVRAVCTGWEHGRAEALWSLPRALVSNIIAVMAARRALMAYAASLRGAGLAWDKTRHRIPAAPAPAPVPVAIVPVTSAMAGGHG; from the coding sequence TTGGATGTACAGGATGCGGCAACGGGTGGAGCTTTTGCTGCAAGCGTGCTCGGCAGCGTATTTGCCGTTTCTGATTTTGCCGCGCGCGAATTGCTTTTGTTTGCAGGCATTTGGTTCCTGATCGGGGCGCTGGACGATCTGGCGCTGGACATGACATGGCTTTTGCAAAGGTTGCGCGCGCATCTGCGCAAGCATGTGCACCAGCCCGATCCACCCGCCGCCCCCCCGCTCAACTATGCGGTTTTTGTGCCCGCATGGGACGAGGCCGATGTCATCGGCGATATGGTGGCGCATTGCCTGCAGCGCTGGCCGGGCGACCATTACCGGATCTATGTCGGCGTCTATGCCAATGATCCCGCGACCGCTGCGGCGGCGCGCGCGAAAGCAGGCGAGGACTCGAGGCTGCGCATCGTATCGCTGGATGTCGCCGGGCCGAGTTCCAAGGCCGATTGCCTCAACCGGCTGTGGCAGGCGCTGCGGCGAGACGGTGCCGCGCAAGGGTTTGTTGCCGATGCCATCGTGCTGCACGATGCCGAAGATCTGGTGCACCCGGCAGAGCTCGATCTGTATCGGCGCTGGCTGGCGACGCATGCGTTCGTGCAGATTCCGGTCCGGCCGCTGATCGATCCGGCATCGCGGCTGATCAGCGGGCATTATGCCGATGAATTTGCCGAGGCGCATGCGCGCAAGATGCCGGTGCGCGGCGCGCTGGGCGTGGCGATGCCATGTGCGGGCGTCGGATGTGCATTTCGCCGGGCTACGCTGGAACAGCTCGCGGCGGAATCGGGCAGTGACGCGCCGTTCGCCACCGACAGCCTGACCGAGGATTATGAACTTGGTATCCGCATCCACGAGCGCGGCGGGCGCGGCGCCTTTGTCCGTGAGCATGATGCCTCGGGCGATCTGGTGGCGACGCGCGCCTATTTCCCGACCGATCTTGGCGCTTCGGTGCGCCAGAAGACGCGCTGGATGATCGGCATCGCGCTTACCGGCTGGGACCGCACCGGCTGGGGTGGCTCGCCGGGCGATATTTGGATGCGCGCGCGCGACCGGCGATCGGCTTTGGCGGCGGTGGTGCTGGTGGCCGGCTATCTGGGGCTGGCGCTGTGGCTGGCCACCGGGATCGGCGTCATCGCCGGGCTGTATCAACCCGCCCCGGTCGATCCAGCAGCGCGCGCGCTGCTGGTGCTGACGGGAAGTACGCTCGTCTGGCGGCTGCTGGTCCGGGCGGTGTGCACCGGTTGGGAGCATGGCAGGGCTGAAGCCTTGTGGTCGCTGCCGCGCGCACTGGTCAGCAATATCATCGCAGTGATGGCCGCGCGTCGCGCGTTGATGGCCTATGCCGCAAGCCTGAGGGGCGCGGGCCTGGCCTGGGACAAGACCCGGCACCGCATCCCGGCAGCGCCTGCGCCCGCTCCTGTGCCCGTCGCCATCGTCCCGGTTACCAGCGCCATGGCCGGGGGGCATGGCTGA
- a CDS encoding sulfite exporter TauE/SafE family protein, giving the protein MDVYLPIANLSVNALVIVGLGGLVGILSGMFGVGGGFLTTPLLIFYGIPPTVAAASASTQVTGSSVSGVIAHSRRNGVDYQMGGVLVVGGIFGTLAGAALFRVLQQLGQIDTVINIVYVLLLTSIGGLMARESLASVRALRRGEKLPAKKRRHHPLVANLPLRWRFYRSGLYISPLAPLILGFATGMLTILLGVGGGFVMVPAMLYLLGMGAQVVVGTSLFQILFVTLASTMVHSLTTKAVDIVLAVLLLIGSVTGAQVGARFAQKLPPEYLRLLLATLVLLVAARLAIGLGFRPAELYTVELLK; this is encoded by the coding sequence ATGGACGTGTATCTTCCCATCGCGAATCTTTCGGTCAACGCGCTCGTGATTGTCGGGCTGGGCGGGCTTGTCGGAATCTTGTCCGGCATGTTCGGGGTGGGCGGCGGATTTCTGACCACGCCGCTGCTGATCTTCTACGGCATTCCGCCGACGGTGGCGGCGGCATCGGCCTCGACCCAGGTCACCGGCTCCAGCGTTTCCGGCGTGATCGCGCATAGCCGCCGCAACGGCGTCGACTATCAGATGGGCGGCGTGCTGGTCGTCGGCGGCATTTTCGGCACGCTGGCGGGGGCGGCACTGTTTCGTGTGCTGCAGCAACTGGGCCAGATCGATACCGTGATCAACATCGTCTATGTGCTGCTGCTCACCTCGATCGGCGGCCTGATGGCGCGCGAAAGCCTGGCCAGCGTTCGCGCGCTGCGCCGTGGCGAAAAGCTGCCCGCCAAGAAGCGGCGGCATCACCCGCTGGTCGCCAACCTGCCGCTGCGCTGGCGGTTCTATCGCTCGGGCCTCTACATCTCGCCGCTCGCGCCGCTGATCCTGGGATTTGCCACCGGGATGCTGACGATATTGCTGGGCGTCGGCGGCGGTTTCGTGATGGTGCCTGCGATGCTCTACCTGCTCGGCATGGGCGCGCAGGTGGTGGTCGGCACCTCGCTGTTCCAGATCCTGTTCGTGACGCTGGCATCGACCATGGTGCACAGCCTGACGACCAAGGCAGTGGATATCGTGCTGGCGGTGCTGCTGCTGATCGGCAGCGTGACCGGCGCGCAGGTGGGCGCGCGTTTTGCGCAGAAGCTGCCGCCGGAATATCTGCGCCTGTTGCTGGCCACTTTGGTGCTGCTGGTCGCTGCGCGCCTGGCGATCGGCCTCGGCTTCCGCCCGGCGGAACTCTATACGGTCGAGCTGCTGAAATGA
- the nhaA gene encoding Na+/H+ antiporter NhaA, whose product MSAQGIPGGGPKSALREFLNSEAAGGIILILSAAIAMIIANSPLYALYHHVLHDIQGPVLTKKLGPMTPHLWINDGLMVIFFLYVGLEIKRELVDGRLSTWDKRRLPVIAAAAGMAVPAIIYLVETGGDPALINGWAIPAATDIAFAMGVLALLGKRAPTSLKLFLVTVAIVDDMGAVTIIALFYTEGLAPGWLGLAAAVMAVMYALNRFKVLNLVPYLILTVVLWYAILQSGVHATIAGVLAAFMIPIIPTPGTPDAHDSPLHRLEHAIAPWSSFLIIPLFGFANAGVSLAGVGLGEAFAPVPLGIASGLFLGKQIGIFGSVWLAVKLGIASKLRGATWLQIYAVAALCGIGFTMSLFIGALAFPGNALLIDEAKIGVIMGSVVSALLGYTILRVCPLHPQHEQEEREQEEEVGADGDVESLEDDEDEEVIRA is encoded by the coding sequence ATGAGCGCACAGGGGATACCGGGCGGAGGGCCAAAGTCCGCCCTGCGCGAATTCCTGAACAGCGAGGCCGCAGGCGGGATCATCCTGATCCTGTCGGCTGCCATTGCCATGATCATCGCCAACAGCCCGCTCTATGCGCTGTACCATCATGTGCTGCACGACATTCAGGGCCCGGTGCTGACCAAGAAGCTGGGCCCGATGACCCCGCATCTGTGGATCAACGATGGCCTGATGGTCATCTTCTTCCTGTATGTCGGGCTGGAGATCAAACGCGAGCTGGTCGACGGGCGGCTTTCCACCTGGGACAAGCGCCGCCTGCCCGTCATCGCCGCAGCCGCCGGCATGGCGGTCCCTGCAATCATCTATCTGGTGGAAACCGGCGGAGACCCCGCGCTGATCAACGGCTGGGCGATCCCGGCGGCCACCGATATCGCCTTTGCCATGGGGGTGCTCGCCCTGCTCGGCAAGCGCGCGCCGACCTCGCTCAAGCTGTTTCTCGTCACCGTCGCCATTGTCGATGACATGGGCGCGGTGACGATCATCGCCCTGTTCTATACCGAGGGCCTGGCGCCTGGCTGGCTGGGCCTGGCAGCTGCCGTGATGGCGGTAATGTATGCGCTCAACCGCTTCAAGGTGCTGAACCTTGTCCCCTATCTGATCCTCACCGTGGTGCTGTGGTACGCCATCCTGCAATCGGGCGTGCACGCAACGATCGCAGGTGTGCTCGCCGCCTTCATGATCCCGATCATCCCGACGCCGGGTACGCCCGATGCGCATGACAGCCCGCTGCACCGGCTGGAACATGCCATCGCGCCGTGGAGCAGCTTTCTGATCATCCCGCTGTTCGGCTTCGCCAATGCCGGGGTCTCTCTCGCCGGCGTCGGCCTGGGCGAAGCCTTTGCGCCGGTGCCGCTGGGCATTGCCAGCGGCCTGTTCCTGGGCAAGCAGATCGGCATTTTCGGCAGCGTCTGGCTGGCAGTGAAGCTGGGCATTGCCAGCAAGCTGCGCGGCGCGACCTGGTTGCAGATCTATGCCGTTGCGGCATTGTGCGGCATCGGCTTTACCATGAGCCTGTTCATCGGCGCGCTCGCCTTTCCCGGCAATGCGCTGCTGATCGACGAGGCGAAGATCGGCGTCATCATGGGCTCTGTCGTTTCGGCGCTGCTGGGCTATACGATCCTGCGCGTCTGCCCGCTGCATCCGCAGCACGAGCAGGAAGAACGCGAGCAGGAAGAAGAAGTCGGCGCTGATGGCGACGTCGAAAGCCTGGAAGACGACGAGGATGAGGAAGTGATCCGCGCATGA
- a CDS encoding VOC family protein, translating to MTVRPFHLAFPVDDLTAARHFYRDVLGCGEGRSSDHWIDFDLYGHQIVAHLDPQASARRPHHNPVDGHDVPVPHFGVVLTMEAFQALAERLKVAGTRFVIEPHIRFAGQVGEQATMFFHDPAGNALEFKAFADDAMLFAH from the coding sequence GTGACCGTCCGGCCGTTCCATCTGGCTTTCCCCGTCGACGACCTGACGGCAGCGCGGCATTTCTATCGCGACGTGCTGGGCTGTGGTGAAGGGCGCTCGTCCGATCACTGGATCGATTTCGACCTCTATGGCCACCAGATCGTGGCGCATCTGGACCCGCAAGCCAGCGCGCGGCGGCCGCACCACAACCCGGTCGATGGCCATGACGTGCCGGTGCCGCATTTCGGTGTGGTGCTGACGATGGAAGCGTTCCAGGCGCTGGCCGAGCGGTTGAAGGTGGCAGGCACGCGCTTCGTGATCGAACCGCATATCCGCTTTGCCGGACAGGTCGGCGAGCAGGCGACCATGTTCTTCCACGATCCGGCGGGCAACGCGCTGGAGTTCAAGGCGTTTGCCGACGACGCGATGCTGTTTGCGCACTAA
- a CDS encoding DUF389 domain-containing protein, translating to MSQSAPDAAARSSSPAGGSSLGRFAARVAGPLGSWWRGTVIPSIEHRAVIAKVDDEASLTPRYAFMILMSAGIAVLGLLLSSPAVVIGAMLISPLMGPIIGLGFGIAMVDGNEIRRTAMTLAGGIVLAVLFTALVVFFSPIKDITSEIAARTRPNLFDLLVALFSALAGAYAMIRGREGTIVGVAIATALMPPLATVGFGLATLNATVFFGALLLFVTNLMTIAIAAAVMARLYGFGPKLTSRQSGMQAAVIIAVMLGLAIPLGYSLSQIAWEARAQRQARDVLAGQFPRQAKIDQLEIDFARDPLIVRATVLTPQYRSQAGAKGEALLAKALGRPVKLSLDQFRVGTAAGDAEAAQLASASASETTRKERETAALVGRELALMAGVSPEAVLVDRDKRLAQVRADPLPGASLATYRALEQRLSAGEPQWQLQLIPPAMSLPSIVFEGEEPSKNGSADLALAIWAARRTGLSVKISGRTSSAQFVLTKLREAGISAESNVSADSGADVHLDWIIGTGAAR from the coding sequence ATGTCCCAGTCCGCTCCAGACGCCGCTGCGCGTTCGTCCTCGCCCGCCGGCGGGTCTAGCCTGGGCCGCTTTGCCGCGCGGGTCGCAGGGCCGCTGGGCAGCTGGTGGCGGGGAACGGTGATCCCGTCGATCGAGCATCGCGCGGTCATTGCCAAGGTGGATGACGAGGCCAGCCTTACCCCGCGCTATGCCTTCATGATCCTGATGTCGGCGGGCATCGCGGTGCTGGGCCTGTTGCTGTCCTCGCCTGCGGTGGTGATCGGCGCGATGCTGATCTCGCCGCTGATGGGGCCGATCATCGGGCTGGGGTTTGGCATAGCGATGGTCGATGGCAACGAGATCCGTCGTACCGCGATGACCCTGGCGGGCGGGATCGTGCTCGCGGTGCTGTTCACCGCCCTGGTGGTGTTCTTTTCCCCGATCAAGGACATCACGTCGGAGATTGCCGCGCGCACCCGGCCCAATCTGTTCGACCTGCTGGTCGCGCTGTTTTCCGCGCTCGCCGGGGCCTATGCGATGATCCGCGGGCGCGAGGGCACGATCGTCGGCGTTGCCATCGCCACCGCACTGATGCCACCGCTGGCGACGGTGGGCTTTGGCCTTGCCACGCTCAATGCCACGGTATTCTTCGGCGCCTTGCTGCTGTTCGTCACCAACCTGATGACCATCGCCATCGCAGCAGCAGTGATGGCGCGGCTCTATGGCTTTGGCCCCAAGCTGACCAGCCGCCAGAGCGGAATGCAGGCGGCGGTGATCATCGCCGTGATGCTGGGTCTTGCCATTCCGCTGGGCTATTCGCTCAGCCAGATCGCCTGGGAGGCGCGCGCGCAGCGCCAGGCGCGCGACGTGCTGGCAGGCCAGTTTCCGCGCCAGGCCAAGATCGACCAGCTCGAGATCGATTTCGCCCGCGATCCCCTGATCGTGCGGGCAACGGTGCTGACGCCGCAATATCGCAGCCAGGCGGGAGCCAAGGGCGAGGCGTTGCTGGCAAAGGCGCTGGGCCGCCCGGTCAAGCTCAGCCTCGACCAGTTTCGCGTCGGCACGGCAGCAGGCGATGCCGAGGCGGCGCAGCTCGCATCGGCATCGGCCAGCGAAACGACCCGCAAGGAGCGCGAGACCGCAGCGCTGGTGGGGCGCGAGCTCGCCCTGATGGCGGGCGTATCGCCTGAAGCGGTGCTGGTGGATCGCGACAAGAGGTTGGCGCAGGTGCGCGCCGATCCGCTGCCCGGGGCCAGTCTGGCGACCTATCGCGCGCTGGAGCAGCGACTGTCGGCTGGCGAGCCGCAATGGCAATTGCAGTTGATCCCTCCTGCCATGTCGTTGCCCTCGATAGTATTTGAAGGCGAAGAACCGAGCAAGAACGGGTCAGCAGACTTGGCGCTGGCAATTTGGGCCGCGCGAAGGACTGGCCTTTCAGTCAAAATTTCTGGCCGGACAAGTAGTGCGCAATTTGTTTTGACGAAACTGCGAGAAGCAGGCATTTCTGCTGAAAGCAACGTATCGGCCGATTCCGGTGCAGATGTCCACCTCGATTGGATCATTGGCACAGGAGCTGCCCGATAA